In Spinacia oleracea cultivar Varoflay chromosome 5, BTI_SOV_V1, whole genome shotgun sequence, a single window of DNA contains:
- the LOC110776402 gene encoding polygalacturonase At1g48100: MGKFHLTLLFLLTLFTINASHARHHKHTYKRHKHGHYITPPSSGISLPPSPQPDDPADAPAYLPSGVFDVRSYGAVGDGIVDDTASFKASWDAACSNTDNSEPSVLHAPSGYTFMIQSTIFSGPCQSNIIFQIDGSVVPPDGPEEWPKNTSKHQWLVFYRVEGMSLQGGGRIDGRGAKWWDLPCKPHKGPNGTTLPGPCDSPIALRFFESSNLTVKGLRIQNSPQFHFRFDVCHTVHIESIHITAPALSPNTDGIHIENTNNVQIYNSFIFNGDDCVSIGSGCYDVDIRNITCGLGHGISIGSLGNHNSRACVHNVTVRDSLMRETSNGVRIKTWQGGSGAVSGITFDNIRMDSVRNPIIIDQFYCLGKGCNNQTSAVLVTDIVYSGLKGTYDVRSPPMHFGCSDAVPCSNITLSDIELLPAVGEMMLDPFCWNAYGSLDSVTIPPVSCLEEGVPPQPILESGIDRC; encoded by the exons ATGGGGAAATTCCATCTGACATTGCTATTTCTTCTTACTCTTTTCACCATAAATGCCTCCCATGCTAGACACCATAAACACACGTATAAACGACATAAACATGGACATTATATAACTCCGCCTTCATCGGGGATTTCCCTGCCACCATCTCCACAACCTGATGATCCTGCTGATGCACCTGCATATCTTCCTAGTGGTGTTTTTGATGTTAGGAGTTATGGTGCAGTTGGCGACGGCATTGTTGATGATACGGCGTCGTTTAAGGCAAGTTGGGATGCAGCTTGTAGTAATACTGATAATTCTGAACCTTCTGTATTACATGCACCTAGTGGCTACACTTTCATGATTCAGTCTACCATCTTCTCAGGCCCTTGTCAAAGTAACATCATTTTTCAG ATTGACGGGTCAGTTGTGCCACCAGATGGGCCCGAAGAGTGGCCCAAGAACACTAGTAAGCATCAGTGGTTGGTTTTCTACAGAGTTGAGGGGATGTCACTCCAAGGAGGAGGCAGAATTGATGGAAGGGGAGCAAAATGGTGGGATCTTCCTTGCAAACCCCACAAG GGACCTAATGGAACCACACTGCCTGGTCCTTGTGATAGTCCTATT gCACTTAGATTTTTTGAGAGTTCAAACTTGACAGTTAAAGGACTGAGAATCCAGAATAGTCCTCAATTCCACTTCAGATTTGATGTTTGTCACACTGTCCATATTGAGTCAATTCATATAACAGCTCCAGCTTTGAGTCCAAATACTGATGGAATTCACATTGAAAACACCAATAACGTCCAAATATATAACTCCTTCATTTTCAATG GCGATGACTGTGTCTCAATTGGCTCTGGTTGCTACGATGTAGACATTAGAAACATCACTTGCGGACTTGGTCATGGAATCAG TATTGGGAGCCTAGGAAACCATAATTCAAGAGCTTGTGTACACAATGTAACCGTCCGAGACTCATTGATGAGAGAAACCAGCAACGGTGTTCGGATCAAGACATGGCAAGGAGGATCAGGTGCGGTATCAGGAATTACATTTGATAACATAAGAATGGACTCAGTGAGGAACCCAATCATAATTGACCAATTCTATTGCCTTGGAAAAGGCTGCAACAACCAAACCTCAGCAGTCTTAGTAACTGACATTGTGTATTCCGGTCTAAAAGGAACATACGATGTTAGGAGCCCTCCAATGCACTTTGGGTGCAGTGATGCAGTCCCTTGTTCAAACATTACACTGTCAGATATTGAGCTTCTTCCTGCTGTTGGGGAAATGATGTTAGATCCTTTCTGCTGGAATGCTTATGGGAGTTTGGATTCAGTCACAATTCCTCCTGTTTCCTGTTTGGAAGAGGGTGTTCCACCTCAACCTATCCTGGAAAGCGGCATTGAtcgttgttga
- the LOC110776411 gene encoding nuclear cap-binding protein subunit 2 produces the protein MASLFKDLNKLSAYRDRRFPGSQEEFEDALKNSTTVYIGNMSFYTTEEQVYELFSRVGEIKKMIMGLDKNSKTPCGFCFVLYYSREDTEDAVKYISGTILDDRPIRVDFDWGFQEGRQWGRGRSGGQVRDEYRTDYDPGRGGYGKLVQRELEVQRTLVDYGAGALGSFQPAMPSHYGRNERNHGHGGSYRHGRDFHRKRHREDDRHPVDMPKRSEQEPRRNTDHESRPEKNPRFRESGDSDDDEDGDEKRRT, from the exons ATGGCTTCTTTGTTCAAG GATCTCAACAAGCTCTCAGCTTACCGAGATAGGAGATTTCCTGGATCACAAGAAGAATTTGAGGATGCATTGAAGAATTCGACAACAGTTTATATTGGAAACATGTCTTTCTATACAACAGAAGAGCAAGTTTACGAGTTATTTTCTCGAGTTGGAGAGATTAAAAAGATGATTATGGGGTTGGATAAGAACTCAAAAACCCCTTGTGGATTTTGTTTTGTATT ATATTACTCCAGAGAAGACACTGAAGATGCTGTAAAATATATAAGTGGTACGATTCTGGATGATCGCCCTATCCGTGTGGACTTTGATTGGGGTTTCCAAGAGGGCAGGCAATGGGGACGCGGTCGAAGTGGTGGTCAG GTGCGTGATGAATATCGTACTGACTATGATCCTG GTAGAGGTGGTTATGGAAAATTGGTCCAAAGAGAACTCGAGGTGCAGAGGACGCTTGTGGATTATGGTGCTGGAGCTCTGGGAAGTTTTCAGCCTGCTATGCCATCTCACT ATGGTAGAAATGAAAGGAACCATGGTCATGGAGGCTCTTATCGTCACGGCAGAG ACTTCCATCGGAAGAGACATCGTGAGGATGATCGTCACCCTGTTGACATGCCAAAGAGAAGTGAGCAGGAACCTCGTAGAAACACTGACCACGAATCTAGACCG GAGAAAAATCCACGTTTCCGTGAAAGTGGGGACTccgatgatgatgaagatggaGACGAGAAGCGTCGTACTTAg